The DNA region CAATAATGGGGTTTTATGTGTAAAAACAAGGTGGTTTAAGCTAGTAGATTGCCTATGGGTTGTGTACTTTTTTCCATCTGTGTACCAGTTCCAATATCTTTTCATTTGATAATATTTTGTTCCGAACAAAATCCGCCATTTATTTCTCTTTTTGGGTTTTAATAGTAGTCCCATTGCCTTCTCCTCTTCCAGCTAATCTTTTTCCCTTAACATATAATCACTCAATTCAAAATATAACATGAATTTTAAATATATTCATTTTAAAAAAGAAAAACGGGAAATGTATTTTGCATTTACATAAAAAGGCATACTTCGAGTCATATTATCGTGAGGAGGTTTGCTTATGAATTTAGCTTGGATACTTGGGGCAATGTTAATGGTTCAACCAGCTCCACCTCCAGATAGCTTAGTAATAACAAAGGAAGGTCAACCTATTTCAATTGTAACCCGAGAGGAATTTTCCATTTCACCTTCTGGCATTCCAATTATTAACACAAATAAATTCAGTCAGTTAATAAAAGAACTCAATAAACAAGTGTCGACACCACCAAAAAATGCAAGTTTGAACAAATACGGAAATATCATTCCTGAAAAGGCTGGGTATCGTATCAATCAACAAGCTTTTACAGAAAGATTCTATGATTACTATTTGGGACATCGGATGGATACCTTAGAATTACCTATGATTCAAGTTTACCCAAAGGTTGATAGTGAATTATTGGCAAATATTCGCGGACTTCGCATTGGTCGGTATATAACTTCTTTTAATCCAAGTAATACAAAAAGATCGATTAATATTCAGTTAGCCGTATCAGCAATTAATAATCATGTTGTTTTTCCAGGTGAAACATTTTCTTTTAACCAGGTTGTCGGAAAAAGAACAGTACGGAAGGGATATTTAAAAGCTAAGGTTATTGTCAGGGGAGAGTATGCTGAAGACATCGGAGGCGGCATTTGCCAAGTATCTTCAACGCTTTTTAATGCAGTAGATAGTGCGGGCCTTCAAACCGTCCAACGATTCTCACACAGCAGACACGTTCCTTATATTCCGCCTGGGAGAGATGCAACCGTAAGTTGGTATGGACCTGATTTTGAATTTAAAAATAATTATAATCAACCAATTCTAATACAAGCAAAAACCTTAGGTAATCTTTTAATTATTATGCTGTACTCTTCTGATGTAATAGACTACAGTCCACGGAAAGTACCTTTTCCACCGTTATAAAACCAAAAAGTCCGCTGGAGCGGACTTTTTTTCTTATCTTTTCTTATCATTTTTTAATGCACTAGCTAATAATTCATCTGAAAATTCAGCCAACGCTAAGTCACTCATACCCAAATCTGATTTTTTAGGTGTATATCTTTCAACTATATTTTGCCGTGGCGAATTCGCTTCATTTCGTTTTCCTTTTGCTATGCCATAAACAATGGCGCTAACTCCAAGCCCAATGAAAGATGCCCACATTGAACCTCTCATTTTTCGTTTCTTAGCAAACATTGGAAAGGAAGGCAACTTTTTAAAGTTTCTCATCCGC from Neobacillus sp. FSL H8-0543 includes:
- a CDS encoding VanW family protein; the protein is MNLAWILGAMLMVQPAPPPDSLVITKEGQPISIVTREEFSISPSGIPIINTNKFSQLIKELNKQVSTPPKNASLNKYGNIIPEKAGYRINQQAFTERFYDYYLGHRMDTLELPMIQVYPKVDSELLANIRGLRIGRYITSFNPSNTKRSINIQLAVSAINNHVVFPGETFSFNQVVGKRTVRKGYLKAKVIVRGEYAEDIGGGICQVSSTLFNAVDSAGLQTVQRFSHSRHVPYIPPGRDATVSWYGPDFEFKNNYNQPILIQAKTLGNLLIIMLYSSDVIDYSPRKVPFPPL